From the Leptospira sp. WS60.C2 genome, one window contains:
- a CDS encoding ATP-binding protein, whose protein sequence is MDYQKKINILVVEDSVASYKAILSVLQNFGFIVTSDRVEWKAEFENRIQDNSWDIVISDYYLPDFDGKYVIQRIKEINPDLPIILITEFIPEEFASEYLNLGAAEFLPKSSIIKLPFVVNRELDAYRLKQSQKKAWDMLVHGEQILTRSQKISHLGHFEVIFPENNTLWSLELYRILGYDFSEVPMMEKVWSLLDSEENNAIQSIWNEVSLKNTSKELVLTLNTKIGRKKVNLWLEAERFDEKRFRIFGTIHDISDVSDLESSIRFNEQLFKGIFNNSSQAIFLLDLQGHIIRMNRNAVLSFERNEPDVQGLELISSIFSDSNEDSIKKLTYGMKLTLKNQRFEVLVSYRLRDGREKYFDCDFYPLNDFYGKIIYIVLEAKDITEKIILERAYAQAQKLEALGTFAGGIAHDFNNLLTPMMAYVSFLNAEWSTNESNEMIEKSIPAIEGISKSLDRAKNLIQQILTYSKIDHSSSRQIDLREQLLQVLNEVKFVSASKVSLFTDLGNESAYIEADPIQIFQILSNLYENSLFALQEVKNPKITITLSRVLYEKSDLYQVGFMKNTEYWKLSFTDNGNGIPKEILDKIFDPFFSTKGGKGTGLGLSIIYGIMAKMGGTILVDSSVGKGTQFDLYFPAWKTMV, encoded by the coding sequence ATGGATTATCAAAAGAAAATCAACATATTAGTTGTTGAAGATTCTGTAGCTTCCTATAAAGCCATTTTATCGGTATTGCAGAATTTTGGTTTTATCGTTACATCCGATCGTGTAGAATGGAAAGCAGAATTTGAAAATAGAATACAAGATAATTCTTGGGATATCGTTATCTCTGACTATTATTTGCCCGATTTTGATGGGAAATATGTGATCCAACGGATTAAGGAAATCAATCCAGATTTACCAATTATTTTGATTACTGAATTTATACCGGAAGAATTCGCATCCGAATATCTCAATTTAGGTGCAGCAGAATTTTTACCAAAGTCATCTATCATTAAACTTCCGTTCGTTGTAAATCGTGAGTTAGATGCTTATCGGTTGAAACAATCTCAAAAGAAAGCATGGGATATGCTTGTTCATGGAGAACAAATTTTAACTCGATCCCAAAAGATATCTCATCTAGGGCACTTCGAGGTTATATTCCCTGAAAATAATACTCTTTGGTCTCTCGAACTTTATCGTATCTTGGGGTATGATTTTAGCGAAGTTCCAATGATGGAAAAAGTTTGGTCCTTACTTGATTCTGAAGAAAATAATGCCATTCAGTCGATCTGGAATGAAGTGAGTCTAAAAAATACTTCAAAAGAATTAGTGTTAACTCTTAATACTAAGATTGGCCGAAAAAAAGTGAATTTATGGTTAGAAGCCGAAAGATTTGATGAAAAGCGTTTTCGTATATTCGGAACCATTCATGATATATCTGATGTTTCTGATTTGGAAAGTTCGATTCGTTTTAATGAGCAACTATTTAAAGGTATATTTAATAACTCATCACAAGCAATTTTTTTGCTCGATTTGCAAGGTCATATTATCCGAATGAATCGAAATGCTGTTCTTTCCTTTGAACGGAATGAGCCTGATGTGCAAGGACTGGAATTGATTAGTTCGATCTTTTCTGATTCAAATGAAGATTCAATTAAGAAGTTAACTTATGGAATGAAGTTAACATTAAAAAATCAGCGATTTGAAGTATTGGTTTCCTATCGTCTGCGCGATGGTCGAGAAAAGTACTTTGATTGTGATTTTTATCCCTTAAATGATTTTTACGGTAAAATCATTTATATTGTTTTAGAAGCAAAGGATATTACGGAAAAAATTATATTAGAAAGAGCATATGCGCAAGCACAAAAACTAGAGGCTTTAGGAACATTTGCTGGTGGAATCGCTCACGATTTTAATAATTTGTTAACTCCTATGATGGCTTATGTTTCGTTTTTGAATGCCGAATGGTCAACAAACGAATCAAATGAAATGATTGAAAAATCCATTCCAGCCATCGAAGGAATATCAAAGTCTTTAGATCGTGCAAAAAACTTAATTCAACAAATTCTTACCTATTCCAAAATTGATCATTCCAGTTCAAGACAAATCGATCTACGAGAGCAGCTCTTACAAGTTTTGAATGAAGTAAAGTTTGTTTCAGCTAGCAAAGTTTCATTGTTCACTGATTTAGGAAATGAATCTGCTTACATTGAGGCAGATCCGATTCAAATATTTCAAATTTTGTCGAATTTGTATGAGAACTCTCTATTTGCTTTGCAAGAAGTAAAAAATCCTAAAATTACAATCACTCTTTCAAGAGTTTTATACGAAAAATCTGACTTATATCAGGTTGGATTTATGAAGAATACAGAATACTGGAAATTAAGTTTTACTGATAATGGAAATGGAATTCCGAAAGAGATTCTTGATAAAATATTTGATCCATTTTTTAGTACAAAGGGTGGAAAAGGAACAGGTCTTGGCCTTTCTATCATT
- a CDS encoding patatin-like phospholipase family protein, with translation MIELIFPKKYSALCLKSAFFGFFAHTGFVRGLQEIGFKPAIVTGSSSGAMIGALYATGREMVEFESVVLGLKKKDFWEGNSLTMLGRLLKKGWNRSSGVLTGQATRKILYPYLGKKKFSDLSIKLGIAVSNLSKNKRELITEGNVLDAVMASIAFPFLYEVQEFQGQEFLDGGIGDGEPIKELILDPSIDRIVIHQINNNRPVSKNLMKRALDASVQIIESETEDLKTLLAKEKGKKLIRLETNTPYLSPNDFSKGKFALAEGRGTAYKHKAEILGDMELPIFGLFN, from the coding sequence ATGATAGAACTTATTTTTCCTAAGAAATACTCTGCTTTGTGTTTAAAATCAGCATTTTTTGGCTTTTTTGCTCACACAGGTTTTGTGAGAGGGTTACAAGAGATTGGTTTTAAACCTGCGATTGTGACTGGTTCCAGTTCTGGTGCTATGATTGGAGCTCTTTATGCTACAGGGCGCGAAATGGTTGAATTCGAATCGGTTGTTCTTGGGTTGAAAAAAAAAGATTTTTGGGAAGGTAACTCCTTAACGATGTTAGGTCGTCTTTTAAAAAAAGGATGGAATCGTTCTAGTGGAGTCTTAACAGGGCAAGCAACTAGAAAGATTTTATATCCATACTTGGGTAAAAAAAAGTTTTCTGATTTGTCGATCAAATTAGGCATTGCCGTTTCCAATTTATCTAAAAACAAAAGGGAATTAATCACGGAAGGAAATGTTCTAGATGCAGTTATGGCATCTATAGCTTTTCCTTTTCTTTACGAAGTGCAAGAGTTCCAAGGTCAAGAGTTTTTAGATGGTGGTATTGGAGATGGAGAGCCAATTAAAGAACTAATTTTGGATCCCAGTATTGATAGGATCGTGATCCATCAAATAAATAACAATAGACCAGTTAGTAAGAATTTGATGAAACGTGCCCTTGATGCCTCGGTTCAAATCATTGAATCAGAAACAGAAGATCTAAAAACATTACTGGCAAAGGAAAAGGGAAAAAAATTAATCCGGTTAGAAACAAATACCCCGTATTTATCTCCCAATGATTTTTCAAAGGGTAAATTTGCCTTAGCAGAAGGAAGGGGCACTGCTTATAAACACAAAGCAGAAATATTGGGAGATATGGAGCTGCCAATATTCGGATTGTTTAATTAG